A stretch of Miscanthus floridulus cultivar M001 chromosome 13, ASM1932011v1, whole genome shotgun sequence DNA encodes these proteins:
- the LOC136501501 gene encoding cyclin-D4-2-like, translating to MAPSCYDVAASMLLCAEEHSSILCFEEEELEAVGRKRGWSPDYGDDFGVDLFPPQSEECVAGLVEKERDHMPRADYGERLRGGGGDGVNLCVRREAIDWIWKVYTYYNFRPLTAYLAVNYLDRFLSRYELPEGKDWMTQLLSVACVSLAAKMEETAVPQSLDLQVGDVRYVFEAKTIQRMELLVLSTLNWRMQAVTPFSYMDYFLNKLNGGNTAPRSWLFQSAELILCAARGTCCIGFRPSEMAAAVAAAVVVGEVNVAGIENACAHVDKERVLRCQEAIQSMAASAIDTVPPKSASGRTSSAVPVPQSPVGVLDAGCLSYKSEDNAAAAAATVAASHGASSSSSPPVTSKRRKLTSR from the exons ATGGCGCCGAGCTGCTACGACGTGGCCGCGTCCATGCTCCTCTGCGCCGAGGAGCACAGCAGCATCCTGTGCTTTGAGGAGGAGGAGTTGGAGGCGGTCGGGAGAAAGAGAGGCTGGTCGCCGGACTACGGGGACGATTTCGGCGTGGATTTGTTCCCGCCGCAGTCGGAGGAATGCGTGGCCGGTCTGGTGGAGAAGGAGCGGGACCACATGCCGAGGGCGGACTACGGCGAGaggctgcgcggcggcggcggcgacggcgtcaATCTCTGCGTCCGCCGGGAGGCCATCGACTGGATTTGGAAG GTTTACACATACTACAACTTTCGTCCTCTCACTGCCTACTTGGCAGTGAACTACCTTGATCGTTTCCTCTCACGGTACGAGCTGCCG GAAGGCAAGGACTGGATGACCCAACTCCTCTCGGTGGCGTGTGTTTCTCTAGCCGCCAAGATGGAGGAAACCGCCGTCCCACAATCTCTGGACCTTCAG GTCGGAGATGTGCGCTATGTGTTTGAAGCGAAGACGATCCAGAGAATGGAGCTCCTTGTTCTAAGCACCCTCAATTGGAGGATGCAGGCCGTGACACCTTTCTCCTACATGGATTACTTCCTAAACAAGCTCAATGGTGGCAACACGGCGCCCAGAAGCTGGCTCTTTCAATCCGCAGAGCTTATCTTGTGTGCAGCCAGAG GAACCTGCTGCATAGGGTTTAGGCCGTCTGAGATGGCCGCCGCAGTTGCAGCAGCCGTGGTCGTCGGAGAAGTGAACGTTGCAGGCATTGAGAACGCCTGCGCCCACGTAGATAAG GAGCGGGTGTTGCGGTGCCAGGAAGCGATCCAGTCCATGGCGGCCTCGGCCATTGACACTGTGCCACCAAAATCTGCCAGCGGCAGGACCTCCTCCGCTGTGCCTGTGCCGCAGAGCCCTGTAGGGGTGCTGGACGCGGGCTGCCTCAGCTACAAGAGCGAAGACAATGCTGCCGCGGCAGCAGCGACTGTTGCTGCCTCACATGGGGCCTCTTCAAGCTCCTCTCCCCCAGTGACCAGCAAAAGGAGAAAACTCACCAGCCGATGA